The following coding sequences lie in one Zingiber officinale cultivar Zhangliang chromosome 2B, Zo_v1.1, whole genome shotgun sequence genomic window:
- the LOC122046809 gene encoding receptor-like cytosolic serine/threonine-protein kinase RBK2, whose product MIPTFIPLFSWRHKMEDTGECTSHALRRLCSRKPPKHGKPVNPARERHRSRLPTSLSAPDLKGLETSPKESTSSEETQIDRIDSLWHGFFHLWRHKSFRRFSSFPPFGMAKHSKTGRRSSSKSLSENQESSPPFFVMPSCENFTISQLEKATDHFSPENLIGKGGFSEIYRGCLDDGQLVAVKRIAKGTSDEITQNFLSEMGILVHVNHPNTAKLIGAEVEGGMHLVFVLSPHGSLESFLHESEERLDWEKRYKIAVGTAKGLEYLHQRCRRRIIHRDIKAANILLTEDFEPQICDFGLAKWLPDQVTHQTSSNFEGTFGYLAPEYCTDGVVDEKTDVFAFGILLLELITGRRAITSEQESLSMWAKPLLEQDKIKELVDPSLGDSYDEMQLIRAANTARSCIQHSPVMRPCMSKVISALTGEEDEGDSWITTHQKETGRRTNSEGTHDDDEDEYNETKNLNDLDRHKQIAFDFQNQ is encoded by the exons atgattcCGACTTTTATCCCATTGTTTTCTTGGAGGCATAAAATGGAGGATACTGGGGAATGCACTAGCCACGCACTTCGCAG ATTGTGCAGTAGGAAACCTCCAAAGCATGGGAAACCCGTCAATCCAGCGCGCGAACGCCATCGCTCGAGATTACCCACCTCCCTCTCTGCTCCAG ATTTGAAAGGCTTGGAGACGAGCCCCAAGGAGAGCACTTCCAGCGAGGAAACCCAAATCGACCGAATCGACTCTCTGTGGCACGGCTTCTTCCACCTGTGGAGGCACAAATCCTTCAGACGCTTCTCCAGCTTCCCTCCCTTCGGCATGGCGAAGCACTCCAAAAcagggaggaggagcagcagcaAAAGCCTCTCCGAAAACCAAGAATCATCGCCGCCTTTCTTCGTCATGCCTTCTTGCGAAAACTTCACCATTTCTCAGCTCGAGAAGGCAACCGACCACTTCAGCCCTG AGAATCTGATAGGGAAAGGAGGCTTCTCAGAGATTTACAGAGGATGTCTAGATGATGGCCAGCTCGTGGCGGTAAAAAGGATCGCCAAGGGCACGAGCGATGAAATTACTCAGAATTTCCTATCCGAAATGGGAATTCTAGTCCACGTGAATCACCCAAACACAGCCAAGCTGATCGGAGCCGAGGTGGAAGGGGGCATGCATCTCGTCTTCGTCCTGTCGCCGCATGGAAGTCTGGAAAGCTTTCTTCACG AGTCGGAGGAGAGACTGGACTGGGAGAAACGATACAAGATCGCCGTGGGGACGGCGAAGGGGCTCGAGTATCTTCATCAGAGGTGCCGAAGACGCATCATTCATCGCGATATTAAAGCTGCCAACATACTGCTCACTGAGGACTTTGAACCACAG ATATGCGATTTTGGGCTTGCAAAGTGGCTGCCAGATCAAGTAACACACCAAACATCGTCAAACTTTGAAGGCACATTTGG ATATCTTGCTCCTGAGTACTGCACCGATGGTGTTGTCGACGAGAAGACCGACGTGTTTGCCTTCGGCATCCTGCTGCTCGAGCTCATCACCGGCCGCAGGGCCATCACTTCGGAGCAGGAGAGCCTGTCGATGTGG GCTAAGCCACTGCTCGAGCAGGACAAGATCAAGGAGCTGGTCGATCCTTCTCTGGGTGATTCTTACGACGAAATGCAGTTAATTCGTGCAGCAAACACGGCGCGCTCATGCATTCAGCACTCTCCTGTTATGCGCCCCTGCATGAGCAAG GTCATAAGTGCGCTGACAGGGGAAGAAGATGAAGGTGATAGCTGGATTACAACGCATCAGAAAGAGACTGGAAGGAGGACAAACTCTGAGGGGACTCACGACGACGATGAGGATGAATACAATGAGACGAAGAATTTGAACGATTTGGATCGGCACAAGCAGATTGCTTTCGACTTCCAAAACCAGTAG